A part of Vulpes lagopus strain Blue_001 chromosome 4, ASM1834538v1, whole genome shotgun sequence genomic DNA contains:
- the MFHAS1 gene encoding LOW QUALITY PROTEIN: malignant fibrous histiocytoma-amplified sequence 1 (The sequence of the model RefSeq protein was modified relative to this genomic sequence to represent the inferred CDS: deleted 1 base in 1 codon) — translation MAGKGSGDLRTARLWRDAALRARKLRGNLRQLTLGAAGGCPGAGSEPLGSPDAPQLAPPAPLADVEVLNLGNRGLDEVPDGLGAALGSLRVLVLRRNRLARLPAAVAELGHRLTELDVSHNRLSALGAEAVSALRELRKLNLSHNQLPALPAQLGALAHLEELDVSFNRLAHLPDSLSCLLRLRTLDVDHNQLTAFPRQLLQLAALEELDVSSNRLRGLPEDISALRALKILWLSGAELGTLPSGFCELASLESLMLDNNGLQALPAQFSRLQRLKMLNLSSNLFEEFPAALLPLAGLEELYLSRNQLTSVPSLISGLGRLLTLWLDNNRIRYLPDSIVELTGLEELVLQGNQIAVLPDNFGQLSRVGLWKIKDNPLIQPPYEVCMKGIPYIAAYQKELAHSQPAVQPRLKLLLMGHKAAGKTLLRHCLTEERAEGNQGGGDKEKSSPPSAPSASKGIEVTSWTADASRGLRFIVYDLAGDESYEVIQPFFLSPGALYVLVVNLATYEPHRFPSTVGSFLHRVGARVPHAVVCIVGTHADLCAERELEEKCLDIHRQIALQEKHDAEGLSRLARVVDEALARDFELRSASPHAAYYGVSDKNLRRRKAHFQYLLNHRLQILSPVLPVSCRDPRQLQRLRDKLLSVAEHREIFPNLHRVLPRSWQVLEELHFQPPQAQRLWLSWWDSARLGLQAGLTEDRLQSALSYLHESGKLLYFEDSPALKEHVFHNLTRLIDILNVFFQRDPSLLLHKLLLGTSGEGEGEGEGSPLVAGPAPGQELLRATQLHHYVEGFLLHGLLPAHVIRLLLKPHIQAQQDLQLLLELLEKMGLCYCLNKPKGKPLNGSTAWYKFPCYVQNEVPHAEAWINGTNLAGQSFVAEQLQIEYSFPFTFPPGLFARYSVQINSHVVHRSDGKLQIFAYRGKVPVVVSYRPARGVLQPDTLSIASHASLPNIWTAWQAITPLVEELNVLLQEWPGLHYTVHILCSKCLKRGSPNPHAFPGELLSQPRPEGVAEIICPKNGSERVNVALVYPPTPTVISPCSK, via the exons ATGGCCGGGAAGGGCAGCGGGGACCTGCGCACCGCCAGGCTGTGGCGCGACGCCGCCCTGCGCGCCAGGAAGCTGCGGGGCAACCTGCGGCAGCTCACGCTCGGCGCGGCGGGCGGCTGCCCCGGGGCGGGCTCCGAGCCGCTCGGCTCCCCCGACGCGCCCCAGCTCGCGCCGCCCGCCCCCCTCGCGGACGTCGAGGTGCTCAACCTGGGCAACCGCGGCCTGGACGAGGTGCCCGACGGGCTGGGCGCGGCGCTGGGCAGCCTGCGCGTCCTGGTGCTGCGCAGGAACCGCCTGGCCCGGCTGCCCGCCGCCGTGGCCGAGCTGGGCCACCGCCTCACCGAGCTGGACGTGAGCCACAACCGGCTGAGCGCCCTGGGCGCCGAGGCGGTGAGCGCCCTGCGGGAGCTGCGCAAGCTCAACCTCAGCCACAACCAGCTGCCCGCCCTGCCCGCCCAGCTGGGCGCGCTCGCCCACCTGGAGGAGCTGGACGTCAGCTTCAACCGGCTGGCGCACCTGCCCgactccctctcctgcctcctccgcCTGCGCACGCTCGACGTGGACCACAACCAGCTCACGGCTTTCCCCCGGCAGCTGCTGCAGCTGGCGGCCCTGGAGGAGCTGGACGTGTCCAGCAACCGGCTGCGCGGCCTGCCTGAGGACATCAGCGCCCTGCGCGCCCTCAAGATCCTCTGGCTGAGCGGGGCCGAGCTTGGCACCCTGCCCAGCGGCTTCTGCGAGCTGGCCAGCCTCGAGAGCCTCATGCTGGACAACAACGGGCTGCAGGCTCTGCCCGCCCAGTTCAGCCGCCTGCAGCGACTCAAAATGCTCAACCTCTCCTCCAACCTCTTCGAGGAGTTCCCTGCGGCGCTGCTGCCCCTGGCTGGCCTGGAGGAGCTCTACCTTAGCCGCAACCAGCTCACCTCCGTGCCGTCCCTCATCTCGGGCCTGGGCCGCCTGCTCACCCTCTGGCTGGACAACAACCGCATCCGCTACCTGCCCGACTCCATCGTGGAGCTGACGGGCCTGGAGGAGCTGGTGCTGCAGGGGAACCAGATTGCC GTGCTGCCGGACAACTTTGGCCAGCTGTCCCGGGTGGGCCTGTGGAAGATCAAGGACAACCCACTGATCCAGCCCCCCTACGAGGTCTGCATGAAGGGGATCCCCTACATCGCAGCCTACCAGAAGGAGCTGGCTCACTCACAGCCAGCGGTGCAGCCCCGCCTCAAGCTGCTCCTGATGGGCCACAAGGCGGCGGGAAAGACCTTGCTCCGTCACTGCCTCACCGAGGAGAGAGCCGAAGGGAACCAAGGTGGAGGGGACAAGGAGAAGAGCTCCCCACCTTCAGCTCCTTCTGCGAGCAAAGGCATCGAGGTGACCAGCTGGACAGCCGATGCCTCCCGGGGGCTGCGGTTCATCGTGTATGATTTGGCGGGTGATGAAAGTTACGAGGTGATCCagcccttcttcctctccccaggaGCCCTTTATGTGCTGGTGGTGAACTTGGCCACCTATGAGCCGCACCGCTTTCCCAGCACCGTGGGCTCCTTCCTGCATCGGGTGGGGGCCCGGGTGCCTCATGCCGTGGTGTGCATCGTGGGCACGCACGCAGACTTGTGTGCGGAGCGGGAGCTGGAGGAGAAATGCCTGGACATTCACCGCCAGATCGCCCTGCAGGAGAAGCACGACGCAGAGGGGCTGAGCCGCTTGGCCCGGGTGGTGGACGAGGCCCTGGCCCGGGACTTTGAGCTGCGCTCCGCCAGCCCCCACGCAGCCTACTATGGGGTTTCAGACAAGAACCTGCGGCGGCGCAAGGCCCATTTTCAGTACCTGCTCAACCACCGGCTGCAGATCCTCTCCCCGGTGTTGCCCGTTAGCTGCAGGGACCCTCGCCAGTTACAGCGCCTTCGGGACAAACTGCTCTCGGTAGCCGAGCACAGGGAGATCTTCCCCAACTTACACAGAGTACTGCCTCGATCCTGGCAGGTGCTGGAGGAGCTGCACTTCCAGCCGCCTCAGGCACAGCGACTGTGGCTGAGCTGGTGGGACTCGGCCCGCCTGGGCCTGCAGGCGGGTCTGACCGAGGACCGGCTGCAGAGCGCCCTCTCTTACCTGCACGAGAGCGGCAAGCTGCTCTACTTTGAGGACAGCCCAGCCCTCAAGGAGCACGTCTTCCACAACCTCACCCGCCTCATTGACATCCTCAATGTCTTTTTCCAGAGGGATCCTTCCTTGCTGCTGCACAAGCTGCTCCTCGGGACCAGCGgtgagggcgagggcgagggcgaagGCTCCCCGCTCGTGGCGGGGCCCGCCCCCGGCCAGGAACTACTCCGGGCCACCCAGCTCCATCATTACGTGGAGGGCTTTCTGCTCCATGGGCTCTTGCCAGCCCATGTCATTCGGCTGCTGCTGAAGCCTCACATCCAGGCCCAGCAGGACTTGCAgctgctgctggagctgctggagaAGATGGGACTCTGTTACTGCCTCAATAAACCCAAGGGCAAGCCTTTGAATGGGTCCACGGCGTGGTACAAGTTCCCGTGCTATGTGCAGAACGAGGTGCCCCATGCAGAGGCCTGGATTAATGGGACCAACCTGGCCGGGCAGTCTTTTGTGGCTGAGCAGCTGCAGATTGAATATAGTTTTCCCTTTACCTTTCCACCCGGCTTGTTTGCCCGCTACAGCGTCCAGATCAACAGCCACGTGGTGCACAGATCGGATGGTAAACTTCAGATCTTTGCGTACAGAGGGAAGGTTCCTGTGGTGGTCAGTTACAGACCTGCCAGGGGGGTCCTGCAGCCAGACACTCTGTCCATTGCCAGTCACGCATCGTTACCAAATATATGGACGGCATGGCAAGCCATAACCCCCTTGGTAGAGGAGCTGAATGTCCTGCTTCAGGAATGGCCCGGACTGCACTACACCGTGCACATTCTCTGTTCTAAGTGCCTTAAGAGAGGGTCGCCCAATCCACACGCTTTCCCAG